The following DNA comes from Thermococcus piezophilus.
GGAAATAGACAAAGAGACCGAAAACGTCAAGATAACAATGGTCGGTGACAACCTGGACTACGAGGAGATAGTCAGAACCATCGAGGAATTCGGCGGGGTCGTACACAGCATAGACATGGTCGCGGCCGGAAAGAAAATTGTCGAAGAAGGCGAAACGCCTCAGGACAAGCTGGAGGAGTATTAAGTGAGGGAAGTCCTCATTATCACGGAACCTGAAAAGGTCAAAGTACTCTCGGAGGAAACCCGATTCAGGATTCTGCAACTCCTCAAGGAGCACCCAATGACGATTAACGAA
Coding sequences within:
- a CDS encoding DUF211 domain-containing protein, whose translation is MARGIRLLVLDVLKPHQPIVTELALGLSELEGVDGVNITLVEIDKETENVKITMVGDNLDYEEIVRTIEEFGGVVHSIDMVAAGKKIVEEGETPQDKLEEY